The genomic DNA CGAAGTCCGCGTTCTCGGACAGGAACCCATAGCCGGGATGGATGGCATCGGCACCGGTCTTCCGGGCGGCATCGAGGACGAGATCGGACCGCAGGTACGTGTCCGTCGGGGTCAGGCCGGGCAGACGCACAGCGACGTCCGCCTCGGCGACGAAGGGAGCATCGGCATCCGCGTCGGAGAACACGGCGGCGGTGCCGATCCCTCGGGCACGGCAGGCGGCGAAGACACGGCGGGCGATCTCGCCGCGGTTGGCCACGAGGACCCGGGTGATCGGTCGAGTGGTGGTCTGAGCATTCATTCGGGCACTCACATCCTGAAGATTCCGTAGGAGCGGTCGGACTCGATCGGCCCGTTGGCAATGGCCGACAGCGACAGTCCGAGGACCGTGCGGGAGTCGCGGGGGTCGATGATCCCGTCGTCGTAGACGAGACCGGAGAGGAAGAGCGGCAGCGATTCGTCTTCGATCTGCTTCTCCGTTGCGGCCCTCCGGTGTTCCAGCGCGTCGAGGTCGACGGGTTTGCCGCGGGCTTCGGCCGAGGCCTTGGCCACCGAGGTGACGACATCGGCCAGCTGCGCCCCACCCATGACCGCGGACTTCGCCGAGGGCCAGGTGAAGAGGAACCGCGGATCGAAGGCCCGACCGCACATACCGTAGTGGCCGGCCCCGTAGGAGGAGCCGATGAGCAGGGAGATGTGCGGGACAGTCGAAGTGGACACGGCGTTGACCATCATCGACCCGTGTTTGATGATGCCGCCTTCCTCGTATCTGGCGCCGACCATGTATCCGGTCGTGTTGTGGAGGAAGAGCAGGGGAGTGGCCTGTCGGTTGGCGATCTGGATGAACTGAGTGACCTTCTGTGCCTCTTCGCTGAAGATCACGCCCTTGGCGTTGGCGATGATGCCCACCGGATAGCCGTGGATGCGGGCCCAGCCGGTGACCATCCCGGAGCCGTAGAGCGGTTTGAACTCGTCGAAGTCCGATCCGTCGACGATGCGGGCGATGACGTCGCGCGGGTCGAAGGGGATCTTGAGGTCGGCGGGGACGATGCCCAGCAGCTCTTCCTCATCGTGGATCGGCGGCACCGAGGGGGCCGGTGCGGGTCCTTCCTTCGTGTGGTTGAGGCGGGCGACGACGCGG from Brevibacterium sp. JSBI002 includes the following:
- a CDS encoding acyl-CoA carboxylase subunit beta, with the translated sequence MTLLKNTIDTDSPEYQDGVSAMNDKLAEIDTVFEQLAAAGGERAVERHRKRGKLTARERIELLLDRDTAFLELCAFAAWGSDFPVGASVIGGIGTVSGVECVIIANDPTIAGGTSNPFTLKKQLRIMDIALKNRIPFISLVETGGANLPTQSEIFIPGGDSFRRLAEMSKEGIPTVSIVFGNSTAGGAYLPGLSDHIIMIEGQSKVFLGGPPLVKAATGEVSDDESLGGADMHARKSGLADHFARDEQDALRIGRRVVARLNHTKEGPAPAPSVPPIHDEEELLGIVPADLKIPFDPRDVIARIVDGSDFDEFKPLYGSGMVTGWARIHGYPVGIIANAKGVIFSEEAQKVTQFIQIANRQATPLLFLHNTTGYMVGARYEEGGIIKHGSMMVNAVSTSTVPHISLLIGSSYGAGHYGMCGRAFDPRFLFTWPSAKSAVMGGAQLADVVTSVAKASAEARGKPVDLDALEHRRAATEKQIEDESLPLFLSGLVYDDGIIDPRDSRTVLGLSLSAIANGPIESDRSYGIFRM